Proteins co-encoded in one Gehongia tenuis genomic window:
- a CDS encoding SLOG family protein: MNRTTCCFTGHRPEKLKIGEAEVRAALKREIEAAAAEGFTTFITGMARGVDLWAAEEVLELKSKNPALRLIAALPFPRFEAGWSPAWQARYRRVLKGADQRFVISPAFSYAAFQKRNRWMVDRSGRVIAVYGGGRGGTLNTLQYARARGVPVRILPG, translated from the coding sequence ATGAACCGGACAACCTGCTGTTTTACAGGCCATCGGCCGGAAAAGCTGAAAATCGGCGAAGCGGAGGTGAGGGCCGCGCTCAAAAGGGAGATTGAGGCGGCCGCGGCGGAGGGCTTCACCACCTTCATTACCGGCATGGCCCGGGGCGTGGATCTCTGGGCGGCGGAGGAAGTGCTGGAGCTCAAATCCAAAAATCCCGCCCTTCGTCTCATCGCCGCCCTGCCCTTTCCCCGCTTCGAGGCGGGATGGTCCCCTGCGTGGCAGGCCCGCTACCGGCGGGTTCTGAAGGGGGCGGATCAGCGCTTCGTGATCTCCCCCGCCTTCAGCTACGCCGCCTTCCAAAAGCGCAACCGCTGGATGGTGGACCGCTCGGGGCGGGTCATCGCCGTCTATGGCGGCGGCCGCGGCGGCACCTTGAACACCCTCCAGTACGCCCGCGCCCGGGGCGTCCCCGTCCGGATTCTGCCCGGATAG
- a CDS encoding helix-turn-helix domain-containing protein, with amino-acid sequence MIRLRVTDLLDENGKTKYWLHKQLGMSYQNFNNMVNNRTRSIQYEMIETLCVVFDCTPNDLFDITDE; translated from the coding sequence ATGATTAGGCTGAGAGTAACGGATCTCCTTGATGAGAACGGAAAAACTAAATATTGGCTTCACAAGCAGCTGGGTATGAGTTATCAGAATTTTAACAATATGGTCAACAATCGCACCCGGTCCATTCAGTATGAGATGATTGAAACGCTGTGCGTGGTGTTTGACTGCACACCCAACGATCTTTTTGATATAACCGATGAATGA
- a CDS encoding vWA domain-containing protein — MGITSSNKVINVDRIDCDGSLRVTLALTAAPDIVSNPTDIALVLDRSGSMTGTPLANMKTGAKTFIDIIAEATGGTASGQIGYGSRIGIVSFASTATTDTPLITSVNTLKNAVDSLTAGGNTNHADAFTKATQLFDPSSGNAKVIVMFTDGNTTTGAPPAPVAAAARAQGIIIYCIGLVGSDGLDVNALNDWATDPSASHVAVTPDAAELEELFAELAANITKPGATNIVIDEVLNPDFAVTSIQSPNKGTATMLNATSLRWNIPELGVTASESAVLEFFVRHVGQNPGTKLVNQSITYTDNEGNQVIFPAPTVSVECDIVIHPEECPAPVDLTIDGCSDSVVVDLGDVYMESLGRVIQMDVTVKNVCPGRRVALAAILTEVDEQGMEYQRGMKAMTLPAHSYPTCRDVLVKCIKFVVPEDLDVSGASTQAMCNPRNFKARFIAHNIDTDYRCCEAELTL; from the coding sequence TTGGGTATTACAAGTTCGAACAAAGTCATCAACGTCGACCGGATTGACTGCGATGGTTCCCTTCGGGTCACCCTCGCGCTCACGGCAGCGCCGGATATCGTCTCCAATCCCACCGATATCGCACTGGTGCTGGACCGTTCCGGCAGTATGACCGGCACGCCTCTCGCCAATATGAAGACGGGCGCCAAGACCTTCATCGACATTATCGCCGAAGCCACCGGCGGCACGGCCAGCGGACAGATCGGGTATGGCAGCCGTATTGGCATCGTCAGCTTTGCCAGCACCGCGACCACCGACACCCCGCTCATCACCTCGGTGAACACCCTGAAAAATGCTGTGGATTCTCTGACGGCCGGCGGCAACACCAACCATGCCGACGCCTTCACCAAGGCGACGCAGCTGTTTGATCCCTCTTCCGGCAACGCCAAGGTGATCGTCATGTTCACCGATGGCAACACCACCACCGGTGCACCCCCCGCCCCCGTGGCCGCAGCCGCTCGGGCGCAGGGTATCATCATCTACTGCATCGGCCTGGTGGGGTCCGACGGCTTGGATGTGAATGCGCTCAACGACTGGGCCACCGACCCCAGCGCATCCCACGTGGCCGTCACCCCTGACGCCGCCGAATTGGAGGAGCTGTTTGCCGAACTGGCGGCCAACATCACCAAACCCGGCGCCACCAATATCGTGATCGACGAGGTACTCAACCCCGATTTTGCCGTCACCAGCATTCAGAGCCCCAACAAGGGTACGGCAACCATGCTCAACGCCACCTCCCTGAGATGGAATATCCCTGAGCTGGGTGTGACCGCCTCGGAAAGCGCGGTTTTGGAGTTTTTCGTCCGCCATGTGGGTCAGAACCCCGGCACCAAACTGGTCAACCAGTCCATCACCTACACCGACAATGAGGGGAACCAAGTGATCTTCCCCGCCCCCACCGTATCCGTGGAATGTGATATCGTCATCCATCCCGAGGAATGCCCCGCGCCGGTGGATTTGACCATCGACGGCTGTTCCGATTCGGTGGTTGTGGATCTGGGCGACGTTTATATGGAGTCCCTGGGTCGGGTAATCCAAATGGATGTGACGGTGAAAAACGTCTGTCCCGGACGCCGTGTGGCCCTGGCCGCCATCTTGACCGAGGTGGATGAGCAGGGCATGGAGTATCAACGGGGTATGAAGGCCATGACCCTGCCCGCCCACAGCTATCCCACCTGCCGGGATGTGTTGGTCAAGTGCATCAAGTTTGTGGTTCCGGAGGACCTGGATGTGTCTGGCGCCTCCACGCAAGCGATGTGTAACCCGCGCAATTTCAAGGCCCGTTTCATCGCCCACAACATTGACACGGACTACCGCTGCTGCGAAGCGGAGCTCACCCTGTAA
- a CDS encoding sugar phosphate isomerase/epimerase family protein, with translation MKVGISTACFHGKSEVEQSLTRLYSTGTRNVEIFLECFSEYEPDYVRELDRLCKQFGFAVSAVHPLTTQFEPQIFGPPCRQQREAMGIFQKVLAAAKILGAPLYNLHGPVMIKKSADSGARVAGPFDAMLKAAEELGVTVCWENVSWSSFNRPEFAGELMERLHGDNYGFTLDVKQAVRSGRPWEDYLKAMGGRLKNVHLCDMKGSAACLPGRGELDFRKLARRLREMDYSGPVTLEVYADNFQNDGELTGAFHYLEDLFG, from the coding sequence TTGAAAGTTGGTATTTCCACGGCGTGCTTCCATGGCAAAAGCGAAGTGGAACAAAGCCTCACGCGGCTTTATTCCACCGGTACCCGGAATGTTGAGATTTTTCTTGAATGCTTTTCGGAGTATGAGCCGGATTATGTCCGGGAACTCGATAGATTATGTAAACAATTTGGCTTCGCCGTGTCGGCGGTCCATCCGCTGACCACCCAGTTTGAGCCCCAGATTTTCGGCCCGCCCTGCCGTCAGCAGCGGGAGGCCATGGGCATCTTTCAAAAGGTGCTCGCGGCGGCAAAGATCCTGGGCGCGCCGCTGTACAACCTCCACGGTCCGGTGATGATCAAAAAAAGCGCGGACAGCGGGGCGCGGGTGGCCGGCCCCTTTGACGCCATGCTGAAGGCGGCGGAGGAGCTGGGCGTCACCGTGTGCTGGGAGAATGTGAGCTGGTCCAGCTTCAACCGGCCGGAGTTTGCCGGGGAGCTGATGGAGCGCCTTCATGGGGACAACTATGGCTTCACGCTGGACGTGAAGCAGGCGGTGCGAAGCGGGCGGCCCTGGGAGGATTATCTCAAGGCCATGGGCGGGCGGCTCAAAAACGTGCATCTTTGCGATATGAAGGGCAGCGCGGCCTGCCTGCCGGGCCGGGGGGAGCTGGACTTCAGGAAGCTGGCCCGGCGGCTCCGGGAGATGGACTACAGCGGCCCGGTGACCCTGGAGGTCTATGCCGACAACTTCCAAAACGACGGCGAGCTCACCGGCGCCTTCCACTACCTGGAGGATCTGTTCGGATAG
- a CDS encoding carboxypeptidase-like regulatory domain-containing protein codes for MKNWIFPALTALALTLVILCFSLPGEETPASAAPSGFLQLRVLDGATEEPLAGATVVIPETGAASVTDENGLTEKFAVPIEPPAAYQSFAPAAWGEVTALVYKEGYADYALFHVQVWENQLRSGPNVYLFAQSPSDYQQPFSVVEGPPRLWVNGLLDQFRP; via the coding sequence ATGAAAAACTGGATTTTTCCCGCTTTGACGGCGCTGGCCCTCACCCTCGTCATCCTGTGCTTCAGCCTGCCCGGGGAGGAAACCCCCGCTTCCGCCGCGCCCTCCGGCTTTTTGCAGCTCCGGGTGCTGGACGGCGCCACCGAGGAGCCCCTGGCCGGGGCCACGGTGGTGATCCCGGAGACCGGCGCCGCGTCGGTGACCGATGAGAACGGCCTCACGGAAAAGTTTGCCGTACCCATCGAGCCGCCCGCCGCCTATCAATCCTTCGCGCCCGCCGCCTGGGGCGAGGTGACCGCCCTCGTCTACAAGGAGGGCTATGCCGATTACGCCCTTTTTCACGTGCAGGTGTGGGAGAACCAGCTCCGCTCCGGCCCAAACGTCTATCTGTTCGCCCAAAGCCCCAGCGACTATCAGCAGCCCTTCTCCGTGGTGGAGGGGCCGCCCCGCCTCTGGGTGAACGGTCTGCTGGACCAGTTCCGGCCCTGA
- a CDS encoding glucose-6-phosphate isomerase (catalyzes the formation of D-fructose 6-phosphate from D-glucose 6-phosphate), with protein MNWKAESWQKAMRMRVDFNYMMEEFTGAGRGIAKSALEAKRGAALAAHKAVELKRGKGWLEWMSSPYDQGEVVKEINAMAADIREKNDYFVVLGIGGSALGPSAVQKALNHIHYNDLPGDKRPGPIFYVEDNIDPERMQALLDVIDIKKTVFNVISKSGNTSETMSQFLIVKKLLEDALGADAKDHIICTTSSHSGSLLPIAKKEGYRLLFVPDGVGGRFSELCPVGLLPAAVCGIDIEELLAGAAYMDQLCRVEDMDENPALMSAVMMKIAIEMGRNISVMMPYADSLSLMSDWYAQLWAESLGKLVDNEGREVRTGQTPVKSLGVTDQHSQVQLYTEGPFDKVLTFLKVGEYRTTYTISEGCEDVPSVSFLGGHTMNELIQAERDATEYALLKLGKMSMTITLPEVNAFTVGQLLYYFQMETAYMGEFLNIDAFNQPGVEEGKNATYALLGRPGYEEKKAELDARPPKKDEYII; from the coding sequence GTGAACTGGAAAGCGGAGAGTTGGCAAAAGGCCATGCGGATGCGCGTGGACTTCAATTATATGATGGAGGAATTCACGGGCGCCGGCCGCGGCATCGCCAAAAGCGCCCTCGAGGCCAAGCGCGGTGCGGCGCTTGCCGCCCACAAGGCCGTGGAATTAAAGCGCGGCAAGGGCTGGCTGGAATGGATGTCCTCCCCCTACGATCAAGGCGAAGTGGTGAAGGAGATCAACGCCATGGCCGCCGACATCCGGGAGAAGAACGACTATTTTGTGGTGCTGGGCATCGGCGGTTCCGCCCTCGGCCCCTCCGCCGTGCAGAAGGCTTTGAACCACATCCACTACAACGACCTGCCCGGGGATAAGCGCCCCGGCCCCATCTTCTATGTGGAGGACAACATCGATCCCGAAAGGATGCAGGCCCTGCTGGACGTGATCGATATCAAAAAGACGGTCTTCAACGTCATCTCCAAGTCCGGCAACACGTCCGAGACCATGTCCCAGTTCCTGATCGTGAAGAAGCTTCTGGAGGATGCTCTCGGCGCGGATGCCAAGGATCACATCATCTGCACCACCTCCTCCCACAGCGGCAGCCTCCTGCCCATCGCGAAGAAGGAAGGCTACCGGCTGCTGTTCGTGCCCGACGGCGTGGGCGGACGCTTCTCCGAGCTTTGCCCGGTGGGTCTTCTGCCGGCGGCGGTGTGCGGCATCGATATCGAGGAGCTCCTGGCCGGCGCGGCGTACATGGATCAGCTGTGCCGCGTGGAGGACATGGATGAGAACCCGGCCCTCATGAGCGCCGTCATGATGAAGATCGCCATCGAAATGGGCCGCAACATCTCCGTGATGATGCCCTACGCCGACTCCCTGTCCCTGATGAGCGACTGGTACGCTCAGCTCTGGGCGGAGAGCCTGGGCAAGCTGGTGGACAACGAGGGCAGGGAAGTGCGCACCGGCCAGACCCCGGTGAAGTCCCTGGGGGTCACCGATCAGCACTCCCAGGTGCAGCTCTACACCGAAGGGCCCTTTGACAAGGTGCTGACCTTCCTCAAGGTGGGCGAGTACCGCACCACCTACACCATCTCCGAGGGCTGCGAGGACGTGCCCAGCGTGTCCTTCCTCGGCGGGCACACCATGAACGAGCTGATTCAGGCCGAACGGGACGCCACCGAGTACGCCCTTTTGAAGCTGGGCAAGATGTCCATGACCATCACCCTGCCCGAGGTGAACGCCTTCACCGTGGGCCAGCTTCTGTACTATTTCCAGATGGAGACGGCCTACATGGGCGAGTTCCTCAATATCGACGCCTTCAACCAGCCCGGCGTGGAGGAGGGCAAGAACGCCACTTACGCCCTTTTGGGACGGCCCGGATACGAGGAGAAGAAGGCGGAGCTGGATGCCCGTCCGCCCAAGAAGGACGAATACATCATCTGA
- the yfbR gene encoding 5'-deoxynucleotidase, producing MNHFFAYLARMKNIKRWGLMRNTTEENIQEHSMQVAVLAHGLALIRNRYFGGDVDPNRVLAIAVYHDVSEVITGDLATPIKYFNPEIQRAYKAIESVAEEKVVAMLPRELQADYRPLIQPERDEAYAIVKAADRLAAYIKCVEELRMGNQEFQKAKEAIGRDIAALGRPEVDFFLNNFMDSFTLTLDELN from the coding sequence ATGAATCACTTTTTCGCTTATCTGGCCCGGATGAAGAACATCAAGCGGTGGGGGCTTATGCGCAACACCACCGAGGAGAACATCCAGGAGCACAGTATGCAGGTGGCGGTGCTGGCCCATGGGCTGGCCCTCATCAGGAACCGCTATTTCGGCGGCGACGTGGATCCGAACCGGGTGCTCGCCATTGCCGTCTATCATGACGTGTCCGAGGTGATCACCGGAGATCTGGCCACACCCATCAAGTACTTCAATCCGGAGATCCAGCGGGCGTACAAGGCCATTGAGAGCGTGGCGGAGGAGAAGGTCGTCGCCATGCTGCCGAGGGAGCTCCAGGCGGACTACCGGCCTCTCATCCAGCCGGAGAGGGACGAGGCCTACGCCATCGTCAAGGCGGCGGACCGGCTTGCCGCCTACATCAAGTGCGTGGAGGAGCTTAGGATGGGCAATCAGGAGTTCCAAAAGGCCAAGGAGGCCATCGGCCGGGACATCGCGGCCCTGGGGCGGCCGGAGGTGGACTTCTTTTTGAACAACTTCATGGACAGCTTCACGCTGACCTTGGACGAACTGAATTGA
- a CDS encoding GNAT family N-acetyltransferase, with protein MRLVKQLRDDPVLRQSFFDLARRTFGIAFEGWYEEGWWGGRYIPYALAEGDEVLANASVNRMDFQLDGQPFSCIQIGTVMTGEAHRNRGLARRLMEAVLEDYGHLPIYLFASDMAKGFYPKFGFRPAKEGRVRLAWSGEGTKGTKRVRRLDWRLAGDRELFLSRCRGGNPFARLTQVNGESLAAFYCRSELADCLYFDEAAGRAAAAEFAEGRMILRDIFGEGGGLAEAIAAFARPDTTEVVLDFLPKEPLGELSFLDGDLFLRGDWPDMPLLFPLLSRA; from the coding sequence ATGCGCCTGGTGAAACAGCTTCGGGACGATCCGGTGCTGCGCCAAAGCTTCTTTGATCTGGCCCGGCGCACCTTCGGCATCGCCTTTGAGGGCTGGTACGAGGAGGGCTGGTGGGGCGGCCGGTACATTCCCTACGCCCTTGCGGAGGGGGACGAAGTGCTGGCCAATGCGTCGGTCAATCGGATGGATTTTCAGCTGGACGGCCAGCCCTTTTCCTGCATTCAGATCGGCACCGTCATGACCGGCGAGGCCCATCGGAACCGGGGCCTGGCCCGGCGGCTGATGGAGGCCGTTCTAGAGGATTACGGCCATCTTCCCATCTATCTTTTCGCCAGCGACATGGCAAAGGGATTCTACCCAAAATTCGGCTTCCGTCCGGCCAAGGAGGGCAGGGTCCGCCTTGCCTGGAGCGGGGAGGGGACGAAGGGGACAAAGCGGGTGCGCAGGCTGGACTGGCGGTTGGCAGGGGACCGGGAGCTTTTCCTCAGCCGGTGCCGTGGGGGCAATCCCTTTGCCCGGCTCACCCAGGTGAACGGGGAGAGTCTTGCCGCCTTCTACTGCCGCTCGGAGCTCGCGGACTGCCTTTACTTTGACGAAGCCGCAGGGCGTGCGGCGGCCGCCGAGTTTGCGGAGGGCCGCATGATCCTCCGCGATATCTTCGGCGAAGGGGGCGGCCTTGCAGAGGCCATCGCCGCTTTCGCCCGGCCGGATACAACCGAGGTGGTCCTGGACTTTCTGCCGAAGGAGCCCCTGGGCGAGCTCTCCTTCCTGGACGGCGATCTTTTCCTCAGGGGGGACTGGCCGGATATGCCCCTTCTGTTCCCCTTGCTTTCAAGAGCGTAG
- a CDS encoding sugar phosphate isomerase/epimerase family protein: MKLGAYTPEIKRGSVEEVFAAIRDYGFEAVQFDYLSHGGVELPERVDGAMTDRIRAAAEAAGIEIAAINGTYNMASPDPAVREEGFRGFSEVARSAKALGCRLLTLCTGSRNPDSMWRWHDDNDSPEAWRDMVREVERAAALAEELDLLLGIEIEASNVVHSPVRARQLFDDMASKSLKLIYDGANLFSTGDVSEETVLAVMARTFDLFEEDIALVHGKDLARRPGVHFAVCGEGIVDFDYFLERCRKMGYTGPMIIHGVKEEDKFPRCAAYMKERIERAGLG, translated from the coding sequence ATGAAGCTGGGTGCGTACACGCCGGAGATCAAACGGGGCTCCGTGGAGGAGGTTTTTGCCGCCATCCGGGACTACGGATTTGAGGCGGTGCAGTTCGACTACCTGTCCCACGGCGGAGTGGAGCTTCCCGAGCGGGTGGACGGAGCCATGACGGACCGCATCCGGGCCGCCGCCGAGGCCGCCGGCATCGAGATCGCCGCCATCAACGGCACCTACAACATGGCCAGCCCCGATCCCGCGGTGCGGGAGGAGGGCTTTCGGGGCTTCAGCGAGGTCGCCCGCTCGGCGAAGGCCCTCGGGTGCCGGCTGCTCACCCTTTGCACCGGCTCCCGGAACCCGGACAGCATGTGGCGCTGGCACGATGACAACGACTCCCCCGAGGCCTGGCGGGACATGGTCCGGGAGGTGGAGCGGGCGGCGGCCCTGGCGGAGGAGCTGGACCTTCTTCTCGGCATCGAGATTGAGGCCTCCAATGTGGTCCATTCCCCTGTCCGCGCCCGGCAGCTCTTCGACGATATGGCCTCCAAGAGCCTGAAGCTCATCTACGACGGCGCAAACCTCTTTTCCACCGGCGACGTCTCCGAGGAGACGGTGCTCGCCGTGATGGCCCGCACCTTCGACCTGTTCGAGGAGGACATCGCCCTTGTTCACGGCAAGGACCTGGCCCGCCGGCCCGGCGTTCACTTCGCCGTGTGCGGGGAGGGCATCGTGGACTTCGACTATTTCCTCGAGCGCTGCAGAAAGATGGGCTACACCGGGCCCATGATCATCCACGGCGTGAAGGAGGAGGACAAATTCCCCCGCTGCGCCGCCTACATGAAGGAGCGGATCGAGCGGGCGGGCCTGGGATAA
- a CDS encoding GNAT family N-acetyltransferase, producing MEMTIRKALPKDVPAILAVTHHAFTEYARAVGQDIPVKALGEKRRDIEADLMRKTVLVAVLDGVVAGSIRYERLPGNLAYVGRVGVDPKYQRFGLGRALMEAVVERCQKEGYDAMVLHTASKLKEQVRFYYNNGFYIHSTTHDRGYIRALFCRELKQPFRKDLFTLVPKDK from the coding sequence ATGGAAATGACGATACGCAAGGCGCTGCCAAAGGACGTGCCCGCCATCCTCGCGGTCACCCACCACGCCTTCACGGAGTACGCCCGGGCGGTGGGCCAGGACATTCCCGTCAAGGCCCTCGGCGAAAAGCGCCGGGACATCGAGGCCGATCTCATGCGGAAAACCGTGCTGGTGGCTGTGCTGGACGGCGTGGTGGCCGGCTCCATCCGCTATGAGCGGCTGCCGGGCAACCTGGCCTATGTGGGCCGGGTGGGCGTGGATCCAAAGTACCAGCGCTTCGGCCTCGGGCGGGCGCTGATGGAGGCCGTCGTGGAGCGCTGCCAGAAGGAGGGCTACGACGCCATGGTCCTCCATACGGCGAGCAAACTCAAGGAGCAGGTGCGCTTCTACTACAACAACGGCTTTTACATCCACTCCACCACCCACGACCGGGGATACATCCGCGCCCTGTTCTGCAGGGAACTGAAACAGCCCTTCCGGAAGGATTTGTTCACCCTCGTGCCGAAGGATAAATGA
- the argF gene encoding ornithine carbamoyltransferase → MLDLYNYKGEKPFSQKNLVNLIGYDRDDILQILALALRLKTEKKAGIPHPLLAGRVMAMIFTKPSTRTRVSFETGLFQLGGHAMYISGGEMGLGTRETVYDVANVLGRMVDGIMIRTFAQADVEGLARHAGVPVINGLTDDFHPCQVLADMLTLYEQKGTLENLRLAYVGDGNNMANSLLLITSKLGVSLTLACPAGYEPKAEILELAKEAAKASGARIELTDDPRAAVSHADAVYTDTWASMGQEAEQEKRARIFAPYQVNGELMALAAKDAIFLHCLPAHRGLEVTDEVMDSPGSRVFEEAENRLHAQKAVMALLMGQG, encoded by the coding sequence ATGCTTGATCTGTACAATTACAAGGGCGAAAAGCCCTTTTCCCAGAAAAATCTGGTGAACCTCATCGGCTACGACCGGGACGACATCCTGCAGATTCTTGCCCTGGCCCTTCGGCTCAAGACGGAGAAGAAGGCGGGCATCCCCCATCCCCTGCTTGCCGGCAGGGTGATGGCCATGATCTTCACCAAGCCCTCCACCCGCACCCGGGTCTCCTTTGAGACGGGTCTTTTTCAGCTCGGCGGCCACGCCATGTACATCTCCGGCGGGGAGATGGGCCTTGGCACCCGGGAGACGGTCTATGACGTGGCGAATGTGCTGGGGCGGATGGTGGACGGCATCATGATCCGCACCTTCGCCCAGGCGGACGTGGAGGGCCTCGCCCGGCACGCCGGGGTGCCGGTGATCAACGGACTCACCGACGACTTCCATCCCTGCCAGGTGCTGGCGGACATGCTGACCCTCTACGAGCAGAAGGGCACGCTGGAAAACCTCCGGCTCGCCTACGTGGGCGACGGCAACAACATGGCGAACTCCCTATTGCTCATCACAAGCAAGCTCGGGGTCTCCCTCACCCTCGCCTGCCCCGCGGGCTACGAACCGAAGGCGGAAATTCTCGAGCTGGCGAAGGAGGCGGCAAAGGCCTCCGGCGCGAGGATCGAGCTGACGGACGATCCCAGGGCCGCCGTCTCCCACGCTGACGCCGTTTACACCGATACCTGGGCCAGCATGGGCCAGGAGGCGGAGCAGGAGAAGCGCGCCCGGATCTTCGCCCCCTATCAGGTGAACGGGGAGCTCATGGCCCTTGCGGCAAAGGACGCCATCTTCCTGCACTGCCTGCCCGCCCACCGCGGCCTTGAGGTCACCGACGAGGTGATGGATTCGCCGGGAAGCCGCGTCTTTGAGGAAGCGGAGAACCGGCTCCATGCCCAGAAGGCGGTCATGGCCCTTCTCATGGGCCAGGGGTAA
- a CDS encoding aspartate aminotransferase family protein → MNISEIIALDEQYYMNTFGKRTPAAFVKGEGSVLTDTNGKNYVDFLAGIAVNCLGYAHPALVAAIQGQAEKLLHTSSLFYIEPQAKLAAKIAKLAGGDYKVFFGNSGAEANEGCFKLARLHGKAQDPEKYGIITALNSFHGRTLATLAATGQKKYQDPFAPLPEGFAQVPYGDLEAMEKAITKKTAGVMVETIQGEGGVIEGGAEYLQGLQKLCRDRGVLFMLDEVQTGIGRTGRMFSFENYGLSPDVFSLAKGLGGGVPIGAVVAKAPVADAFTPGNHGTTFGGNFLATAAGLAVLNELCKPGFLESVREKGAYFKAGLERLANGCPAAAAVRGTGLMLGLALSSETDGRAVVAKAFEKGYIINCAGGNTLRFVPPLIIEKAEIDGLLSVLGEILKEA, encoded by the coding sequence ATGAATATCAGCGAAATCATCGCTTTGGATGAACAATACTACATGAACACCTTCGGCAAACGCACCCCCGCCGCCTTTGTCAAGGGCGAGGGCTCGGTGCTGACGGACACGAACGGCAAGAATTATGTGGACTTCCTCGCCGGCATTGCCGTCAACTGCCTGGGCTACGCCCACCCGGCGCTGGTGGCGGCGATCCAGGGTCAGGCGGAAAAGCTCCTGCACACCTCCAGCCTCTTTTACATCGAGCCCCAGGCGAAGCTGGCCGCAAAGATCGCAAAGCTGGCCGGCGGAGACTACAAGGTGTTCTTCGGCAACTCCGGCGCCGAGGCCAACGAGGGCTGCTTCAAGCTGGCCCGGCTCCACGGCAAGGCGCAAGATCCCGAAAAATATGGGATCATCACCGCGCTCAACTCCTTCCACGGCAGGACGCTGGCCACCCTGGCCGCCACCGGCCAGAAGAAGTATCAAGACCCCTTCGCCCCGCTGCCGGAGGGCTTCGCCCAGGTCCCCTACGGCGATCTTGAGGCCATGGAAAAGGCCATCACGAAAAAAACCGCAGGCGTGATGGTGGAGACCATTCAGGGCGAGGGCGGCGTGATCGAGGGCGGCGCGGAATATCTGCAGGGCCTTCAAAAGCTTTGCCGGGACAGAGGCGTGCTGTTCATGCTGGACGAGGTGCAAACGGGCATCGGCCGCACGGGCAGGATGTTCAGCTTTGAAAATTACGGCCTCTCCCCCGACGTGTTCTCCCTGGCAAAGGGCCTGGGAGGCGGCGTGCCCATCGGCGCGGTGGTGGCCAAGGCGCCCGTGGCGGACGCCTTCACCCCCGGCAACCACGGCACCACCTTCGGCGGCAACTTCCTTGCCACCGCAGCGGGCCTGGCGGTGCTGAATGAATTATGTAAACCAGGATTCCTCGAATCCGTGCGGGAGAAAGGCGCCTATTTCAAGGCGGGCCTTGAAAGGCTCGCAAACGGGTGTCCCGCGGCCGCGGCGGTACGGGGCACGGGGCTCATGCTGGGCCTCGCCCTTTCGTCCGAAACGGACGGCAGGGCGGTGGTGGCAAAGGCCTTTGAGAAGGGCTACATCATCAACTGCGCCGGCGGCAACACCCTTCGATTCGTGCCCCCCCTCATCATCGAAAAGGCCGAAATCGACGGACTGCTGTCCGTGCTGGGCGAAATCTTGAAGGAGGCGTAA